In one Mucilaginibacter sp. PAMB04168 genomic region, the following are encoded:
- the uvrA gene encoding excinuclease ABC subunit UvrA, whose amino-acid sequence MSEKTIDLGEQSEVEVYGARVHNLKNIDVSFPRNQLVVITGLSGSGKSSLAFDTIYAEGQRRYMETFSAYSRQFMGGMERPDVDKVSGLSPVIAIEQKTTSKNPRSTVGTITEIYDFMRLLYARAGEAYSYISGQKMERMSEDQILRTITEKFDGQPVNILAPVVKGRKGHYRELFEQIRKQGFLKVYVDGAIVDVEPKMQVDRYKIHDIDIVVDRLVVTEKDSKRLYTSVQAALKTAKGIIRIADKDNNVSYFSKFLMDPVSGISYDEPQPNTFSFNSPYGACDKCDGLGYIFVVDEASVIPNPKLSIINGGLAPIGEYRETWIFHVLKALAKKYEFSLSVPIEKIPREKLDIILNGSHEIITVAVEYNKWNVQNYQVTFDGLIRMLEEQQERKSEDISDDMEAYRVLKTCPVCEGARLKKESLHFKVDEKNIFELACMDIRTLQDWFTGLEERLNERQNIIAREILKEIRARIGFLLDVGLSYLTLDRTARTLSGGEAQRIRLATQIGSQLMNVMYILDEPSIGLHQRDNDRLIKALKNLRDLGNTVLVVEHDKDMILEADYVIDMGPAAGVHGGQVVAEGTPKELMNAHTLTTSYMNGEREIAVPKTRRKGNGKSLTLKKATGHNLKKVTVEFPLGKLIGITGVSGSGKSSLITETLYPILNHHFFRAKKQPLAYDKIEGLENIDKVIEIDQTPIGRTPRSNPATYTGVFSDIRALYVQLPESKIRGYKPGRFSFNVKGGRCETCQGAGQKVIEMNFLPDVQVPCEECGGKRYNRETLEVRYRGKSISDVLDMSIEDATAFFEHIPSIYRKVRTLNDVGLGYITLGQSSLTLSGGEAQRVKLATELSKKDTGNTFYILDEPTTGLHFEDINVLLGVLQQLVDKGNTVLVIEHNLDVIKVVDHVIDLGPEGGSGGGQILFKGTPEGLCKVKESFTGQFLVKEMEPAKASK is encoded by the coding sequence ATGAGCGAAAAAACAATTGATCTGGGCGAACAAAGTGAAGTTGAGGTATACGGGGCCCGGGTACATAATTTAAAAAATATCGACGTTTCTTTTCCGCGCAACCAACTGGTTGTTATTACCGGCCTGAGCGGCAGCGGCAAATCGTCTTTAGCTTTTGATACCATATATGCCGAGGGGCAGCGCCGTTATATGGAAACGTTTTCGGCCTACTCGCGCCAGTTTATGGGCGGTATGGAGCGGCCCGATGTAGATAAAGTATCAGGCCTGAGTCCGGTTATTGCCATTGAGCAAAAAACTACCAGTAAAAATCCGCGGTCAACGGTAGGTACTATTACCGAGATCTATGATTTTATGCGTTTGCTTTATGCCCGTGCCGGCGAGGCCTACTCCTACATAAGCGGGCAAAAAATGGAGCGCATGAGCGAAGACCAGATACTGCGCACCATTACCGAGAAGTTTGACGGCCAACCCGTAAACATACTGGCGCCGGTGGTAAAAGGGCGTAAAGGCCACTACCGCGAACTTTTTGAGCAGATACGCAAACAAGGCTTTTTAAAAGTATATGTTGATGGTGCTATTGTGGACGTGGAACCCAAAATGCAGGTAGACCGCTACAAAATACACGATATTGATATTGTGGTGGATCGCCTCGTGGTAACCGAAAAAGACAGCAAGCGTTTATATACTTCGGTTCAGGCGGCGCTTAAAACAGCCAAAGGCATTATCCGTATTGCCGATAAGGATAACAACGTATCCTATTTTAGTAAGTTTTTGATGGACCCTGTTTCGGGCATCTCTTACGATGAACCACAGCCCAATACTTTTTCGTTTAACTCGCCTTATGGCGCGTGCGATAAGTGCGATGGCTTGGGTTATATATTTGTTGTTGATGAGGCTTCGGTTATACCCAACCCTAAGTTGAGTATCATCAATGGTGGCCTGGCCCCTATAGGAGAGTATCGCGAAACATGGATATTTCATGTGCTGAAAGCTTTGGCCAAAAAGTATGAGTTCTCATTGTCGGTGCCTATTGAGAAAATTCCGCGCGAGAAGCTGGATATCATCTTAAATGGCTCGCACGAGATCATTACCGTGGCAGTTGAGTACAATAAATGGAATGTACAGAACTATCAGGTAACGTTTGATGGCTTGATCCGCATGCTGGAAGAGCAGCAGGAGCGCAAAAGCGAAGATATATCTGATGATATGGAAGCTTACCGTGTGCTGAAAACCTGCCCGGTTTGCGAAGGCGCCCGTTTAAAGAAGGAATCGCTGCATTTTAAGGTTGATGAGAAGAATATATTTGAGCTGGCCTGTATGGATATCCGCACGCTGCAGGATTGGTTTACCGGTTTAGAGGAACGCCTTAATGAACGCCAGAACATAATTGCCCGTGAGATACTCAAAGAGATACGTGCCCGCATTGGCTTTTTACTGGATGTGGGACTGAGCTACTTAACGCTCGACCGTACGGCACGTACGCTATCGGGCGGTGAAGCGCAGCGTATCCGGCTGGCTACCCAGATTGGCTCACAGTTGATGAATGTAATGTACATCTTAGATGAACCGAGTATTGGCCTGCACCAGCGCGATAATGACCGCCTTATAAAAGCGCTTAAAAACCTGCGCGACCTGGGCAATACCGTTTTAGTGGTTGAGCATGATAAAGACATGATACTGGAGGCAGATTATGTAATTGACATGGGGCCGGCAGCTGGTGTACACGGTGGCCAGGTAGTGGCCGAGGGTACGCCTAAGGAGCTGATGAACGCGCATACGCTCACCACATCTTACATGAACGGTGAGCGGGAGATTGCCGTTCCGAAAACCCGCCGTAAGGGCAATGGCAAATCGCTGACGCTTAAAAAAGCTACCGGTCATAATCTCAAAAAGGTAACGGTTGAATTTCCGTTAGGTAAGCTTATTGGTATAACCGGCGTATCGGGCAGTGGTAAATCCAGTTTAATCACAGAGACGTTGTATCCAATTCTGAATCACCATTTCTTCCGGGCTAAAAAGCAACCTTTGGCTTACGATAAAATTGAGGGATTAGAGAACATTGACAAGGTAATTGAAATAGACCAAACGCCTATTGGTCGTACGCCACGCTCAAACCCGGCTACGTACACCGGTGTTTTCTCAGATATTCGTGCATTATATGTACAACTACCCGAGTCGAAGATAAGGGGCTACAAACCGGGGCGTTTCTCATTCAACGTAAAAGGCGGCCGTTGCGAAACCTGCCAGGGTGCCGGTCAGAAGGTTATCGAAATGAACTTTTTGCCTGATGTGCAGGTGCCCTGCGAGGAGTGCGGCGGCAAACGCTACAATCGCGAAACGCTCGAAGTACGCTACCGTGGAAAATCCATTAGTGACGTATTGGATATGAGCATTGAGGATGCTACGGCATTTTTTGAACATATCCCATCTATCTACCGCAAGGTGAGAACCTTGAATGATGTAGGCTTAGGGTATATTACCTTAGGGCAGTCTTCGTTAACCCTTTCGGGTGGCGAAGCACAACGCGTTAAGCTAGCTACCGAGTTATCGAAGAAAGATACGGGTAACACCTTTTATATATTGGATGAACCAACTACAGGCTTGCACTTTGAAGACATTAACGTACTGTTAGGTGTACTGCAGCAATTGGTTGATAAAGGAAATACCGTATTGGTTATTGAACACAACCTGGATGTAATTAAAGTAGTTGACCACGTGATTGACCTTGGCCCCGAAGGTGGATCCGGCGGCGGCCAGATTTTATTCAAAGGCACACCTGAAGGTTTGTGTAAAGTTAAAGAAAGCTTCACCGGTCAGTTCTTGGTAAAGGAAATGGAACCTGCTAAAGCTTCTAAATAA
- a CDS encoding lytic transglycosylase domain-containing protein, with amino-acid sequence MKNSPVLFNFLEFKKSTNATPLNFADEELPLTNAKVNRKIRYSIWKHSHHVLKTDDLQTKAEKWFPVIEPILKIYGIPEDFKYIPLLESGFERQARSPRGAAGIWQFMPGTAREYGLKVGHGKDDRLNARKSTIAACKYLKELYAQFNSWTLAAAAYNAGSPRVQKAINRKNKGNYFYMRLNRETSMYVYKLVAMKEVIDKPVENGYGNMWANLKPAQVLSLN; translated from the coding sequence TTGAAAAACAGTCCTGTTCTTTTTAACTTTTTAGAGTTTAAAAAAAGTACAAACGCTACTCCCTTAAACTTTGCCGATGAGGAGTTACCTTTAACTAATGCGAAAGTAAATCGCAAAATCAGGTACTCTATCTGGAAGCATAGTCATCATGTGCTTAAAACTGATGATTTACAGACCAAAGCCGAAAAATGGTTTCCTGTAATTGAGCCCATCCTAAAGATTTATGGTATACCCGAAGATTTTAAGTATATCCCTTTGCTGGAGTCGGGTTTTGAAAGACAAGCCCGTTCTCCTCGCGGTGCAGCAGGTATATGGCAATTTATGCCCGGTACCGCCCGCGAGTATGGCCTTAAAGTGGGCCATGGTAAGGATGATCGCTTAAACGCACGTAAGTCAACCATTGCGGCCTGCAAATACCTTAAAGAGCTGTATGCTCAATTTAATAGCTGGACTTTGGCCGCCGCCGCTTACAATGCTGGTTCGCCAAGGGTGCAAAAAGCCATTAATCGAAAAAACAAAGGCAATTATTTTTACATGCGCCTCAACCGCGAAACCAGTATGTATGTATACAAACTGGTTGCCATGAAAGAAGTGATTGACAAGCCAGTCGAGAACGGCTACGGCAACATGTGGGCAAATCTAAAGCCTGCGCAAGTGTTGTCACTCAACTAA